One segment of Pyrococcus sp. ST04 DNA contains the following:
- the shyA gene encoding NAD(P)-dependent hydrogenase/sulfhydrogenase 2 subunit alpha has translation MIIELDEFTRVEGVGKAEIVVENGTIKEARVKILEGPRFFEVLTLGRNYWDVPDLEARICAICYLSHSIASVRAIENALKIDVPESVNKLRELGLWGEIIESHSLHLYLLALPDVLGYPDAISMVQRHGEIIKEGLAIKALGNTIREVIGGREIHGINVKPGGFGRYPSEAELENIAKHARSLVRFARRVVGIFASQEPRGAKAETAMTTSEYLWGDELIIEGERIQYEDLEEVPVSYSFAKHTYYKGSPIFVGALARVLLKGIAESGEAERLLREHREKIESRYVIYNNLAQAIELVYALEKVSKICEELLCEGIEKVIVEPEEKEGEGVGYVEAPRGVLVHHYRIEDGKIVWSNTITPTAFNQGIMELSLLEDARRMYGSLPEDSLKAKLEEVIRAFDPCISCSVHFVKM, from the coding sequence ATGATTATAGAATTGGATGAATTTACGAGGGTTGAAGGAGTGGGAAAAGCTGAGATAGTAGTGGAGAACGGGACAATAAAAGAGGCAAGGGTTAAAATACTAGAAGGACCAAGATTCTTCGAAGTTTTAACTTTAGGAAGGAATTACTGGGATGTGCCCGATTTAGAAGCTAGGATATGTGCAATCTGTTACCTCTCCCATTCAATAGCATCGGTTAGAGCCATAGAAAATGCTCTTAAAATTGATGTACCTGAGAGCGTAAATAAACTCAGGGAACTTGGTCTTTGGGGGGAGATCATTGAAAGCCATTCTCTACACCTGTACCTCCTAGCACTTCCAGATGTTCTAGGGTACCCTGATGCCATTTCAATGGTTCAAAGGCACGGAGAGATTATCAAAGAGGGATTAGCAATTAAGGCATTGGGAAACACGATTAGAGAGGTGATAGGAGGAAGAGAGATACATGGAATAAACGTAAAGCCAGGGGGATTTGGTAGGTACCCAAGTGAGGCGGAGCTTGAGAACATAGCGAAACATGCAAGGTCTCTTGTCAGGTTCGCTAGGAGAGTTGTTGGAATATTTGCATCCCAGGAACCCAGGGGTGCAAAAGCTGAAACAGCAATGACGACTAGTGAATACCTATGGGGTGATGAATTAATTATTGAAGGAGAAAGGATTCAGTATGAAGATCTAGAGGAAGTGCCAGTCAGTTATAGCTTTGCTAAACACACATATTATAAAGGGAGCCCTATCTTTGTAGGTGCACTAGCTAGAGTGCTCTTGAAGGGCATTGCTGAATCCGGAGAAGCTGAGAGATTGTTAAGGGAACATAGGGAGAAAATTGAGAGCAGGTATGTTATCTATAATAATCTAGCTCAAGCGATAGAACTTGTCTATGCCCTTGAGAAAGTTTCTAAGATCTGTGAGGAATTGTTATGTGAGGGCATTGAGAAAGTGATAGTTGAGCCTGAGGAGAAGGAGGGGGAAGGAGTAGGATACGTGGAAGCACCGAGAGGAGTTCTAGTTCATCACTACAGGATAGAGGATGGGAAAATTGTGTGGTCCAACACAATAACGCCCACGGCTTTCAATCAGGGAATAATGGAGCTTAGTCTTCTTGAGGATGCAAGGAGAATGTATGGTTCACTACCCGAGGATTCATTAAAAGCAAAACTTGAGGAGGTCATTAGAGCTTTCGATCCTTGCATCTCATGCTCGGTTCATTTCGTTAAAATGTAG
- a CDS encoding thioredoxin family protein, translating to MNRVPIILLVFVLPIVISGCISSPPSTQTISQHASTTPTSHQSTTITEDWLEGLDKSKFHFYIYGLDTCPHCQRMKELLPEYFGEGSLTFYEVRKSEKNFEIYQNFSKMIGVTGVPLIGVFYSGKLYAIIEGEIDPKVIPKIVKTAMEHNSVILILSSGQYILPLNNTKAESAVTNMTKWFLMGQPEP from the coding sequence ATGAATAGAGTTCCCATAATCCTACTAGTCTTTGTGCTCCCAATTGTCATCTCGGGGTGCATATCTTCACCACCTTCAACACAGACAATTTCTCAGCACGCCTCAACGACTCCAACCTCCCATCAATCAACGACGATAACAGAAGATTGGTTGGAGGGGCTGGATAAATCAAAGTTCCACTTCTACATCTATGGACTGGACACATGCCCTCACTGTCAAAGAATGAAGGAGTTACTGCCGGAGTATTTTGGTGAGGGAAGTCTAACCTTCTATGAGGTAAGAAAATCTGAAAAAAACTTTGAAATTTACCAGAACTTCTCTAAAATGATTGGAGTTACTGGAGTTCCTCTAATAGGAGTGTTCTATTCTGGCAAACTATATGCTATAATCGAGGGTGAAATAGATCCAAAAGTAATCCCTAAAATTGTCAAAACGGCAATGGAACACAATAGTGTTATACTAATTTTAAGTTCTGGCCAGTATATTTTGCCATTAAACAACACAAAAGCTGAAAGCGCAGTTACTAACATGACGAAGTGGTTCCTTATGGGACAACCAGAACCTTAA
- a CDS encoding hydrogenase yields the protein MKLGVFELTDCGGCALNILFLYEKLFDILEFYEITEFHMASSSRSREKLDVAIVTGTVSTQRDLEVLKDARNRSEYLIALGTCATHGSVQGSVDDTKAAFRRIYGDIRGPTKVFDPRPVVDHVPVDFAIPGCPYNKEELFQVLMELARGVEPVAKDYPVCLECKLNEYECVLLKKGIPCLGPVTAGGCNAQCPALGLGCIGCRGPSMDANIPGMVEVLKNILPEEEISKKLRTFARW from the coding sequence ATGAAACTAGGAGTTTTTGAGCTTACCGACTGCGGAGGTTGTGCTCTCAACATACTGTTCTTATACGAAAAACTCTTCGACATTCTTGAGTTCTACGAGATAACGGAATTCCATATGGCAAGTTCATCTCGGAGCAGAGAAAAGCTTGATGTGGCAATAGTTACTGGAACGGTCTCAACTCAGAGGGATTTGGAGGTTCTTAAAGATGCTAGAAACAGAAGCGAATATTTAATAGCTCTAGGAACCTGCGCAACACATGGAAGCGTTCAGGGGAGCGTAGATGATACCAAAGCAGCCTTTCGGAGAATTTATGGGGATATAAGAGGTCCAACAAAGGTATTTGACCCAAGACCTGTTGTAGACCATGTTCCAGTGGACTTTGCTATTCCCGGATGCCCGTATAACAAGGAGGAGCTCTTTCAAGTTCTCATGGAACTAGCAAGAGGAGTCGAACCAGTTGCAAAGGACTATCCCGTGTGCCTAGAATGTAAGCTTAATGAGTACGAGTGTGTTCTCTTAAAGAAAGGCATCCCATGTCTTGGTCCTGTAACTGCTGGTGGATGCAATGCCCAATGTCCGGCGTTGGGGTTAGGATGCATTGGATGTAGGGGCCCTTCTATGGATGCTAACATTCCAGGAATGGTTGAAGTTCTGAAAAATATCCTTCCAGAAGAGGAGATTAGCAAAAAGCTTAGGACTTTTGCAAGGTGGTGA
- the shyB gene encoding NAD(P)-dependent hydrogenase/sulfhydrogenase 2 subunit beta, whose translation MRYVKLSSENFSEFFESLKEIGKIYGPVKHNSTYTFEHVDNVKDLALKYRRTILPPKKFFVKPRDQLFRLKQNTWEEVKDVEKFVLFGVHSCDIHGLKILDRVYLQDPIDPYYKARRDNAFIVGISCMPDEYCFCKSLGTDFAMDGFDLFLHELPDGWLVRVGSIKGHEIVWENQELFDEVTDEDLKNFKEFEEKRAKAFKREINREGLADILDLAFNSPVWKKYSEKCLGCGNCTLVCPTCRCYEVCDNWTRAYEAVRERRYDSCFMPTHGLVAGGHNFRPTRLDRFRHRYYCKSYFDPSAGFNCVGCGRCDEFCPARIEHVKVLEEIREGLI comes from the coding sequence ATGAGATACGTTAAGCTTTCATCCGAAAACTTTTCTGAATTTTTTGAGAGCTTAAAGGAGATTGGCAAAATATATGGTCCAGTGAAGCATAACTCAACGTATACATTTGAACATGTTGACAATGTTAAAGATTTAGCACTCAAGTACAGGAGAACAATACTTCCACCAAAAAAGTTCTTTGTCAAACCGAGAGATCAGTTATTCAGGCTGAAGCAGAATACATGGGAGGAAGTAAAGGATGTAGAAAAATTCGTATTGTTTGGAGTGCATTCCTGTGATATTCACGGATTAAAGATACTTGACAGAGTATACCTCCAGGATCCTATAGACCCATATTACAAAGCGAGGAGAGATAACGCTTTCATTGTGGGAATTAGCTGTATGCCTGATGAATACTGCTTCTGTAAGAGTCTAGGTACAGACTTTGCAATGGATGGGTTTGACCTTTTCCTTCACGAGCTTCCAGACGGCTGGCTAGTGAGGGTAGGAAGCATAAAAGGACATGAGATCGTGTGGGAGAATCAAGAATTATTTGATGAAGTTACCGATGAAGATCTCAAGAACTTCAAGGAATTTGAAGAAAAAAGGGCAAAGGCATTCAAAAGAGAAATAAATAGAGAAGGTCTGGCAGATATACTTGACTTGGCATTTAATAGCCCCGTATGGAAGAAATATTCTGAGAAATGTTTAGGCTGTGGGAACTGTACACTTGTATGTCCAACGTGTAGATGTTACGAGGTCTGTGATAACTGGACAAGGGCATATGAGGCGGTAAGAGAAAGAAGATATGACTCATGCTTCATGCCAACTCATGGCTTAGTTGCGGGGGGTCATAACTTTAGACCAACTCGATTAGACCGTTTTAGGCATCGCTACTACTGTAAGAGCTATTTTGATCCATCTGCCGGCTTTAACTGCGTTGGGTGTGGAAGGTGTGATGAGTTCTGTCCCGCCAGGATAGAACACGTTAAGGTTCTCGAGGAGATTAGGGAGGGGTTAATATGA
- a CDS encoding inorganic phosphate transporter, with translation MIGIVLLAMTFYIAWNIGANDSANAMGTAVGSGVLSFRQATLTIAIFTLLGAYFQGYKVMKTVGEGIISNLTPEMVLIIMLAAGTWVTIATIKGLPVSTTQSIIGSVVGVGLALNKPINWGVFEKVVSAWIISPLLAGLLGFLLYNLYSRIFRRIKSVRTIELLYKWMAIAGGSYMAFNFGANEVANAVGPLVGAGVMDPQKAGIFGAISLAIGSLTFSYAVMYTVGKKITALGPLTAFSAQFGSAISVSLANYLGFPVSSSQAIIGGIVGAGLAVGEKVKKKTIAEVVLGWIATPIIGIILAYIVAMLFFYVGMLS, from the coding sequence ATGATTGGCATTGTCTTACTAGCGATGACCTTTTACATAGCGTGGAACATTGGGGCTAATGATTCAGCAAATGCCATGGGAACCGCAGTTGGTTCAGGAGTTTTAAGCTTTAGACAAGCAACACTAACTATCGCAATATTTACACTTTTGGGAGCATATTTTCAGGGATATAAGGTCATGAAAACCGTTGGAGAGGGAATAATCTCAAATCTAACTCCTGAAATGGTACTCATAATAATGCTAGCCGCAGGAACATGGGTCACGATAGCTACTATAAAGGGCCTCCCAGTTTCAACCACCCAGTCGATAATTGGAAGCGTTGTTGGGGTTGGATTAGCCCTAAATAAGCCAATAAATTGGGGAGTTTTTGAAAAAGTAGTTTCTGCTTGGATTATCTCGCCTCTACTAGCGGGTCTCCTTGGATTTTTATTGTACAATCTATATTCGAGGATATTCAGACGAATTAAGAGTGTAAGGACGATTGAACTCCTATATAAATGGATGGCGATAGCTGGGGGCTCTTATATGGCATTTAACTTTGGAGCAAACGAAGTAGCAAACGCAGTAGGGCCACTTGTAGGTGCTGGAGTCATGGATCCTCAAAAAGCAGGAATATTCGGAGCAATTAGCTTAGCTATTGGGAGCCTAACATTCAGTTACGCCGTGATGTATACGGTTGGAAAGAAAATCACCGCTTTGGGACCATTAACGGCGTTTTCTGCACAATTTGGCTCTGCAATTTCAGTAAGTCTTGCAAATTATCTGGGCTTTCCAGTAAGCTCAAGCCAAGCCATAATTGGGGGTATAGTTGGCGCAGGTCTTGCAGTTGGCGAGAAAGTGAAGAAAAAAACGATAGCCGAAGTAGTTCTAGGGTGGATCGCAACGCCGATAATCGGGATAATCCTAGCTTACATCGTGGCAATGTTGTTCTTCTATGTGGGAATGCTATCCTAG
- the shyC gene encoding NAD(P)-dependent hydrogenase/sulfhydrogenase 2 subunit gamma translates to MNPYESYEAKIIEIRELTSREKLFTLRFTDRELESTFTFKPGQFVIVDLRGYGEFPISLCSPPTRKPIQLCIRRVGRLTRLIHKFDEGDSIGIRGPYGNGFPLEKMEGSNLILVAGGLGMAPLRSVLWYAIDTGKFERIYLFYGTKSYEDILFRDEIIYLLKHGEKLNCHVKLAYEVETPSCIYLEKGFSEKVCKGVVTDLFRGEEFNVENSYALICGPPVMYKFVIKELLDRGLSPGRIYMTLERRMKCGIGKCGHCVVGTSVSMKYICKDGPVFTYWDALSTRGLI, encoded by the coding sequence ATGAACCCCTATGAGAGTTATGAAGCGAAGATAATTGAAATTAGGGAACTAACTTCCAGAGAAAAACTCTTCACACTTCGATTTACCGATAGAGAACTTGAGAGTACATTCACATTTAAGCCTGGTCAGTTTGTCATTGTTGATTTGAGGGGCTATGGAGAGTTTCCAATAAGCCTATGCTCTCCTCCTACAAGAAAGCCTATTCAGCTATGCATAAGGAGGGTTGGGAGACTAACGAGGTTAATTCACAAGTTCGACGAAGGTGATAGTATAGGAATAAGGGGCCCCTATGGAAATGGGTTTCCTCTTGAGAAGATGGAAGGATCAAACCTTATTCTAGTAGCTGGCGGTCTCGGAATGGCCCCTCTTCGCTCTGTCCTATGGTATGCCATAGATACAGGAAAATTTGAGAGAATCTACCTGTTCTATGGAACAAAGAGTTACGAAGATATTCTGTTTCGTGATGAGATAATATACCTGCTTAAGCATGGAGAGAAGCTAAACTGCCACGTTAAGCTTGCGTACGAAGTTGAAACCCCTTCATGTATATACCTCGAGAAAGGATTTTCAGAAAAAGTGTGTAAAGGAGTTGTCACGGATTTGTTTAGGGGTGAAGAGTTCAATGTGGAGAATTCTTATGCCCTCATATGTGGCCCGCCTGTTATGTACAAGTTCGTGATAAAAGAGCTCTTGGACAGGGGTCTTTCCCCCGGGAGAATTTACATGACGTTAGAAAGAAGGATGAAGTGCGGAATTGGAAAGTGCGGGCATTGCGTCGTTGGAACCAGCGTCTCTATGAAATATATCTGCAAAGACGGTCCCGTCTTCACGTATTGGGATGCCCTTTCTACGAGGGGGTTGATATGA
- a CDS encoding MATE family efflux transporter, with product MSTLQKAREEILHGSIEKTLLKLAFPLIVNNLVQVMYNLADTFWLAKLGRAELSAPGTVWPLLWFMTSLGSGFVVAGFAMVSQYVGAGDFKKASRVAGSLYALLLVLSSILAVFGILISSYALRFVKVTPEVYPFALRYMRIVFAGIPIALTLYAFNFILRAVGDTKTPVAVNILTIILNMVLDPIFIFPLKLGVLGAALATVVSEGVGSVIGGYLLFTGKVSVHLTLEDMKPDLGLYWKTFKIGLPATLGDSANSFGFVLLTRIIYEFGTVAFATYTITNRLTNFMFAFANGISQAMGTMIGQNVGAEKYERAKKIAEKAMLINFAILSTGTILFIVFREKIFMVFTHDPGILRESEKVVKYFAASFPFFGIFSAVTNVFSSAGHTKKNLVLGTIRLWGLRIPLSYFLGRILEDSAGVWIGMGLSNVISAIIGLAWFLSGSWMKRIIE from the coding sequence ATGTCAACTCTTCAAAAGGCCAGAGAGGAGATACTTCACGGGAGCATTGAGAAGACACTTTTAAAGCTTGCATTCCCTCTGATAGTTAACAATTTAGTTCAGGTTATGTATAACCTTGCTGACACGTTCTGGTTAGCAAAGCTTGGTAGAGCTGAACTTTCCGCTCCCGGAACCGTTTGGCCTCTTCTCTGGTTTATGACAAGCCTTGGAAGCGGTTTTGTCGTTGCTGGGTTTGCAATGGTGAGCCAATATGTGGGTGCTGGAGACTTCAAAAAGGCGAGCAGAGTTGCTGGTTCTCTCTATGCTCTTCTTCTAGTTTTGTCATCGATTCTGGCAGTTTTTGGGATATTAATCTCTTCATATGCGCTTAGGTTTGTTAAGGTGACCCCAGAAGTTTATCCATTTGCCCTGAGATACATGAGGATAGTATTTGCAGGAATTCCCATAGCACTCACACTTTACGCTTTCAATTTCATTTTGAGAGCTGTCGGGGACACTAAAACTCCTGTTGCAGTGAACATATTAACAATAATACTCAACATGGTCTTAGATCCGATATTCATATTTCCCCTGAAACTTGGAGTGCTTGGGGCTGCATTAGCAACCGTTGTTTCTGAGGGAGTAGGTTCAGTCATAGGAGGTTACCTTCTCTTTACAGGGAAGGTAAGTGTCCATCTGACCCTAGAGGATATGAAGCCAGATCTTGGCCTCTACTGGAAAACCTTCAAGATAGGTCTTCCGGCAACCCTTGGGGATTCTGCCAACTCGTTTGGCTTTGTTCTCCTAACTAGGATAATATATGAGTTTGGGACAGTAGCATTTGCTACCTATACAATTACAAATAGGCTAACAAACTTCATGTTCGCTTTTGCAAATGGGATAAGTCAGGCAATGGGAACTATGATTGGGCAAAACGTTGGAGCTGAAAAATATGAAAGGGCCAAGAAAATTGCTGAAAAGGCCATGCTGATTAACTTTGCAATATTATCGACGGGAACAATACTGTTCATAGTTTTCAGGGAGAAAATCTTTATGGTGTTTACCCATGACCCTGGAATATTAAGAGAGAGCGAAAAGGTTGTTAAGTATTTTGCCGCATCGTTTCCATTCTTTGGGATATTTTCAGCAGTCACTAACGTTTTTTCCTCTGCCGGCCATACAAAGAAAAATCTTGTTCTAGGAACAATAAGACTGTGGGGCCTAAGAATCCCACTAAGCTACTTTTTAGGAAGGATATTGGAAGACAGTGCTGGTGTTTGGATAGGGATGGGGCTTAGTAACGTAATTTCGGCAATTATTGGTCTGGCTTGGTTTTTGAGTGGTAGTTGGATGAAAAGGATAATAGAATAA
- a CDS encoding alanyl-tRNA editing protein AlaX yields MTAEEVRAHTALHVVKGAVVKVLGKEAKWTASTYVKGNRGVLVVKFNRKPTEEEIRKIERLANEKVRENVPIIVHELPREKAEEMFGEDMYDLFPVPDDIKILKVVEIKGWNINACNKEHTMTTGEVGEIRIRKVRFRKSKGLLEISFDVL; encoded by the coding sequence ATGACAGCAGAAGAAGTAAGAGCGCATACTGCCCTTCATGTAGTTAAGGGAGCTGTTGTTAAAGTTCTTGGGAAAGAAGCTAAATGGACAGCTTCAACCTATGTCAAGGGAAACAGAGGAGTTCTTGTTGTTAAATTCAATAGAAAGCCAACGGAAGAGGAAATCAGAAAGATCGAGAGACTTGCGAATGAAAAGGTTAGGGAGAACGTTCCAATAATTGTGCATGAGCTTCCGAGAGAAAAGGCTGAGGAAATGTTTGGTGAAGATATGTACGATCTTTTCCCGGTTCCAGATGACATTAAGATCTTGAAAGTCGTTGAAATAAAAGGGTGGAATATTAATGCTTGCAATAAGGAGCACACGATGACGACGGGAGAAGTTGGAGAGATAAGAATTAGAAAGGTTAGATTTAGAAAAAGCAAAGGGCTCCTTGAGATAAGCTTTGATGTTCTGTGA
- the gltA gene encoding NADPH-dependent glutamate synthase translates to MPKLIKERVPTPERPVEERVRDFGEVNLGYTWELALKEAERCLQCPKEYAPCIKGCPVNIDIPGFIGALRKYRDDPDKAVKEALKIIWACNSLPAITGRVCPQEDQCEGVCVVGKVGDPVNIGKLERFVADYAREKGIEDELLREQVGEIKKNGKKVAVIGAGPAGLTCAAELAKMGYEVTIFEALHKPGGVLIYGIPEFRLPKKIVERELAKLKELGVKIETNVLVGKTITFEELREEFDAIFIGTGAGTPRIFPWPGVNLNGIYSANEFLTRINLMKAYKFPEYDTPIKVGKKVAVIGAGNTAMDAARSALRLGAEVWILYRRTRKEMTAREEEIKHAEEEGVKFMFLVSPKRFIGDENGNLKAIELEKMKLGEPDESGRRRPIPTGETFVMEFDTAIIAIGQTPNKTFLETVPGLKVDKWGRIVVDENLMTSIPGVFAGGDAIRGEATVILAMGDGRKAAKAIHEYLTREAS, encoded by the coding sequence ATGCCCAAGCTTATCAAGGAGAGGGTTCCTACTCCTGAGAGGCCTGTTGAGGAGAGGGTTAGGGATTTTGGTGAGGTTAATCTTGGTTATACTTGGGAGTTGGCTTTGAAGGAGGCTGAGAGATGCTTACAATGCCCAAAAGAATACGCACCCTGCATCAAAGGATGCCCAGTTAACATAGACATCCCAGGATTCATTGGAGCATTGAGGAAATATAGAGATGATCCAGATAAAGCAGTTAAAGAAGCATTAAAGATAATTTGGGCTTGTAATTCTTTACCCGCAATTACTGGTAGGGTTTGTCCTCAGGAGGATCAGTGTGAGGGTGTTTGTGTTGTCGGCAAGGTTGGAGATCCAGTAAACATTGGAAAACTCGAAAGATTCGTAGCAGACTACGCAAGAGAAAAAGGAATAGAAGATGAACTTCTCAGAGAACAAGTTGGTGAAATTAAAAAGAATGGGAAGAAGGTGGCTGTTATTGGTGCTGGGCCTGCAGGCTTAACCTGCGCAGCAGAACTAGCAAAAATGGGCTACGAAGTAACAATCTTCGAAGCCCTCCACAAGCCTGGGGGGGTTCTCATTTATGGAATTCCTGAATTCAGACTACCAAAGAAAATCGTTGAAAGAGAATTAGCTAAGCTCAAAGAGCTTGGAGTAAAGATAGAAACTAATGTTCTTGTTGGAAAAACGATAACCTTCGAAGAGCTTAGAGAGGAATTTGATGCAATATTTATAGGAACTGGAGCTGGAACTCCTAGGATATTCCCCTGGCCAGGGGTCAATCTTAATGGCATCTATTCAGCTAATGAGTTCTTGACTAGAATTAATCTCATGAAGGCTTACAAATTCCCAGAATATGATACCCCCATAAAAGTTGGGAAAAAAGTAGCAGTTATTGGAGCAGGTAACACAGCAATGGATGCTGCTAGATCAGCATTAAGACTTGGAGCTGAGGTGTGGATTCTTTACAGAAGAACAAGGAAAGAAATGACTGCGAGAGAAGAAGAAATAAAGCACGCTGAAGAAGAAGGAGTTAAATTTATGTTTTTAGTTTCTCCAAAGAGATTCATTGGGGACGAGAACGGCAATTTAAAAGCCATTGAACTTGAAAAGATGAAGCTTGGAGAGCCAGATGAAAGTGGAAGAAGGAGGCCAATACCAACTGGAGAAACATTCGTAATGGAATTTGATACTGCAATTATAGCCATAGGCCAGACCCCCAATAAGACTTTCTTAGAGACGGTTCCTGGACTTAAAGTGGACAAGTGGGGAAGAATAGTTGTTGATGAGAATTTGATGACTTCTATTCCTGGGGTTTTTGCTGGTGGGGACGCAATCAGGGGAGAAGCAACAGTAATCCTAGCAATGGGAGACGGAAGAAAAGCAGCAAAAGCAATCCACGAATACCTAACACGAGAGGCCTCTTAA
- a CDS encoding sulfide/dihydroorotate dehydrogenase-like FAD/NAD-binding protein: protein MYKILRKERLAPGINLFEIEAPRVAKHAKPGQFVIIRLHERGERIPLTIADVDISKGSVTIVAQEVGKTTHELGTYNEGDYILDFLGPLGKPSHIDKFGTVVMVGGGVGVAEIYPVAKAMKQAGNYVISILGFRTKELVFWEDKLREVSDEVIVTTNDGSYGMKGFTTHALQKLIEEGRKIDLVHAVGPAIMMKAVAELTKPYGIKTMASLNPIMVDGTGMCGACRVTVGGEIKFACVDGPEFDAHLVDWDELMKRLTYYRDLELISFEKWKRERGMV, encoded by the coding sequence GTGTACAAAATTTTACGGAAAGAACGACTCGCTCCTGGCATTAATCTTTTTGAGATAGAAGCTCCCAGAGTTGCAAAACATGCAAAACCAGGACAATTTGTGATAATTAGGTTACATGAAAGAGGAGAAAGAATACCCTTGACAATTGCCGACGTTGACATAAGTAAAGGTTCAGTTACAATAGTTGCCCAAGAGGTAGGAAAGACAACACATGAGCTGGGAACTTACAATGAAGGTGATTACATACTTGATTTTCTAGGTCCCCTGGGAAAGCCAAGCCATATAGACAAATTTGGAACAGTTGTAATGGTGGGAGGTGGGGTTGGAGTTGCAGAGATATACCCCGTTGCAAAAGCCATGAAGCAAGCTGGAAACTATGTGATATCGATTTTAGGATTCAGAACCAAGGAACTAGTCTTCTGGGAGGACAAACTCAGGGAAGTAAGTGATGAGGTAATAGTAACTACAAATGATGGAAGTTATGGAATGAAGGGATTTACGACACATGCACTTCAAAAACTAATAGAAGAAGGAAGAAAAATCGATCTTGTGCATGCAGTTGGCCCAGCAATTATGATGAAAGCTGTAGCAGAGCTAACAAAGCCTTATGGAATAAAAACCATGGCAAGCCTCAATCCCATTATGGTAGATGGAACGGGAATGTGTGGTGCCTGCAGAGTGACTGTTGGGGGAGAAATAAAGTTTGCATGTGTTGATGGGCCTGAATTTGACGCACACTTGGTTGATTGGGATGAGCTTATGAAGAGACTCACATACTATCGCGACCTTGAATTGATAAGCTTTGAAAAATGGAAGAGGGAAAGGGGGATGGTTTGA